A region from the Dinoroseobacter shibae DFL 12 = DSM 16493 genome encodes:
- a CDS encoding TRAP transporter substrate-binding protein, which translates to MKLKTVLLGAVAACVTPAIASAEMVLRFGHVGAPGSLFEASVNAFAECANGKLGDAAEVQTFGASQLGNDREMLQKLKLGQVHMSLPSSVMSSVAPEFGIFEMPYIIRDREHMKRVQAELGDTFQEAALGQGYRIIGYMENGFRHITNNVRPINTPEDLAGVKLRTPNGEWRVKMFQEYGANPTPMSFSEVFTALQTKVIDGQENPYAQIASAKFQEVQSYLSITGHVYTPAYVLVAENQWQSWPEDVRAALESCGTETQDTVYEIAANLETELLDVIKAAGVEVNEADKAAFVAASTPIYDAFAAQVEGAAEMIETVQSLAEGS; encoded by the coding sequence ATGAAACTCAAGACCGTACTGCTGGGGGCCGTGGCCGCCTGTGTCACGCCGGCGATTGCCAGCGCCGAGATGGTGCTGCGTTTCGGCCATGTGGGGGCGCCCGGGTCGCTGTTCGAGGCATCGGTGAACGCCTTTGCCGAATGTGCCAACGGCAAGCTCGGCGATGCGGCCGAGGTGCAGACGTTTGGCGCGAGCCAGCTCGGCAATGACCGCGAGATGCTGCAGAAGCTGAAGCTGGGTCAGGTGCACATGTCGCTGCCGTCCTCGGTGATGTCCTCGGTGGCGCCGGAGTTCGGCATCTTCGAGATGCCCTACATCATCCGTGACCGCGAGCACATGAAGCGCGTGCAGGCCGAACTGGGCGACACGTTCCAAGAGGCCGCGCTTGGCCAAGGCTACCGGATCATCGGCTACATGGAGAACGGGTTTCGGCACATCACCAACAATGTGCGCCCGATCAACACGCCCGAAGACCTGGCCGGTGTGAAGCTGCGCACGCCGAATGGCGAATGGCGGGTGAAGATGTTCCAGGAATACGGCGCGAACCCGACGCCGATGTCCTTCTCGGAGGTGTTCACCGCGCTCCAGACCAAGGTCATCGACGGGCAGGAGAACCCCTATGCCCAGATTGCATCCGCCAAGTTCCAGGAAGTGCAGAGCTATCTGTCGATCACTGGCCATGTCTACACCCCGGCTTATGTGCTGGTGGCGGAGAATCAGTGGCAGTCCTGGCCCGAGGATGTGCGCGCGGCGCTGGAATCCTGCGGGACCGAGACTCAGGACACGGTGTATGAGATCGCCGCGAACCTGGAGACCGAACTGCTCGACGTGATCAAGGCGGCTGGTGTGGAAGTGAACGAAGCCGACAAGGCGGCGTTCGTGGCGGCCTCCACCCCGATCTATGACGCCTTCGCGGCACAGGTCGAGGGTGCTGCCGAAATGATCGAAACGGTGCAGTCCCTGGCCGAAGGCTCCTGA
- a CDS encoding TRAP transporter small permease: MLAMFRKVLETALEWFVIFLMVFLTVIVIVAVLWRLAGSSFSWYDEVAAILLAWITYYGAALAALRRRHIGFDSVLLSIPMPARMWAVALAEAVTAGFFLLLAWAGFTVLTVMTGMNLISLTWVPITFTQSVIPIGAVLFLICQALSLPEYWAKCAAGISLEHAEIEEEVEQEMKKAGNA; this comes from the coding sequence ATGCTCGCCATGTTCCGAAAGGTCCTCGAGACCGCCCTGGAATGGTTCGTCATCTTCCTGATGGTGTTTCTGACCGTCATCGTCATCGTCGCGGTTCTGTGGCGTCTCGCCGGGTCCAGTTTCAGCTGGTACGACGAGGTCGCCGCGATCCTGCTGGCCTGGATCACCTATTACGGGGCGGCGCTGGCCGCGTTGCGCCGCCGCCATATCGGGTTCGACTCGGTGCTTCTGTCGATCCCCATGCCCGCGCGGATGTGGGCGGTGGCCCTTGCCGAGGCGGTCACGGCGGGCTTTTTCCTGTTGCTGGCCTGGGCCGGGTTCACGGTGCTGACGGTGATGACCGGCATGAACCTGATCTCGCTGACCTGGGTGCCGATCACCTTCACCCAATCGGTCATTCCCATCGGCGCGGTGCTGTTCCTGATCTGCCAGGCGCTGAGCCTGCCGGAGTATTGGGCCAAATGCGCGGCCGGTATCTCGCTGGAACATGCGGAGATCGAAGAAGAGGTCGAGCAGGAAATGAAGAAAGCGGGGAACGCCTGA
- a CDS encoding TRAP transporter large permease yields the protein MLMFGIFVAMVAMICLNIPIAVALAVSAILGLLVMEGTSSLVTVALDMYNGSTKFSLIAIPMFVLAGAIMNAGGITDRLINFVTCIIGFVRGGLAHVNIGVSLFFAEISGSAVADVAAMGSVMIPQMKKRGYSGAFSAAVTSSSASLAIIIPPSIPMILYATSANVSVEQLFVAGIVPGLMGAAGLMGVAYVFARRYDLPREEAFSGRRLWETFIDALPTFALPVIILGGIFGGFVTATEAAGLAVLAAILVSLYYRQVNLGRLKSAMLDGGMQTAVVMVLVAASVVMGGFLTRAQVPQEIAQNILEITDNKWVILLILNFFFLIIGFFLHSAAAIILVVPIVIPLIVAADINPIHFGLVVTLNLAIGQQTPPVASVLITACAVARANIWEVSKVNIWFILVLLTVLLMCTYIPSIPLFLVEYFYG from the coding sequence ATGCTGATGTTTGGTATTTTCGTGGCGATGGTGGCGATGATCTGCCTGAACATCCCCATCGCCGTGGCCCTCGCCGTGTCGGCCATCCTCGGCCTGCTGGTGATGGAGGGGACCAGTTCGCTCGTGACCGTGGCGCTCGACATGTATAACGGGTCCACCAAGTTCTCGCTGATCGCGATCCCGATGTTCGTGCTCGCGGGCGCGATCATGAACGCGGGCGGCATCACCGACCGGCTGATCAACTTCGTCACCTGCATCATCGGCTTCGTTCGGGGCGGCCTAGCCCATGTGAATATCGGCGTGTCGCTGTTCTTTGCGGAAATCTCCGGCTCGGCGGTGGCGGATGTGGCGGCCATGGGGTCGGTCATGATCCCGCAGATGAAAAAGCGCGGCTATTCCGGCGCGTTCTCGGCGGCGGTGACGTCGTCCTCGGCGTCGCTGGCGATCATCATTCCACCCTCGATCCCGATGATCCTCTATGCGACCTCGGCCAATGTCTCGGTCGAGCAGCTGTTCGTGGCGGGCATCGTGCCGGGCCTGATGGGGGCGGCCGGGTTGATGGGCGTGGCCTATGTCTTTGCCCGCCGCTACGACCTGCCGCGCGAAGAGGCTTTCTCGGGCCGTCGCCTTTGGGAGACGTTCATCGACGCACTGCCGACCTTCGCGCTGCCGGTGATCATCCTCGGTGGCATCTTCGGCGGGTTCGTGACCGCAACGGAGGCCGCCGGTCTGGCCGTGCTCGCGGCGATCCTCGTCAGCCTTTATTACCGACAGGTCAATCTTGGGCGGCTCAAGAGCGCGATGCTCGACGGCGGGATGCAGACCGCAGTCGTGATGGTGCTGGTCGCCGCGTCGGTGGTGATGGGCGGGTTCCTGACCCGCGCGCAGGTCCCTCAGGAGATTGCCCAGAACATCCTGGAGATCACCGACAACAAGTGGGTGATCCTGCTGATCCTGAACTTCTTCTTCCTGATCATCGGGTTCTTCCTGCATTCAGCGGCGGCCATCATCCTGGTGGTGCCGATCGTGATCCCGTTGATCGTGGCGGCGGATATCAACCCGATCCATTTCGGGCTGGTGGTGACGCTGAACCTCGCCATCGGGCAGCAGACGCCGCCGGTGGCGTCGGTCCTGATCACCGCCTGCGCGGTGGCGCGGGCCAACATCTGGGAAGTGTCCAAGGTCAATATCTGGTTCATCCTGGTGCTGCTGACGGTCTTGCTGATGTGTACCTACATCCCGTCGATCCCGCTGTTCCTGGTGGAGTATTTCTACGGATGA
- a CDS encoding enoyl-CoA hydratase/isomerase family protein has protein sequence MTELVTETRNGTLWVSFNRPEARNALTFGMYEGLAELCQSVPTDGSVRAVVIKGNGGKAFAAGTDMTQFRAFETAEDARRYEGRIEAVLTAVETCPLPTIAAIHGACTGGGASIAAVCDLRITSGSLKFGFPIARTLGNCLAAANLARLSALMGAGRVREMIFTARLMGAEEALSVGLVSEVLEDEAAVLARAEELAAQVGGMAPLTLRATKEAMRRLQAVQSAEDGDLIEMCYMSADFREGMEAFLGKRKPSWSGT, from the coding sequence ATGACCGAGCTTGTGACAGAGACCCGGAACGGCACCCTGTGGGTGTCGTTCAACCGCCCCGAGGCGCGCAATGCGTTGACCTTCGGGATGTATGAAGGGCTGGCCGAACTGTGCCAGTCGGTGCCCACCGATGGGTCGGTGCGGGCAGTGGTGATCAAGGGCAATGGCGGCAAGGCCTTTGCCGCCGGGACGGACATGACCCAGTTCCGGGCCTTCGAGACAGCCGAGGACGCCCGGAGGTACGAAGGGCGGATCGAGGCGGTTCTGACCGCGGTGGAGACCTGCCCCCTGCCGACGATTGCCGCGATCCATGGGGCTTGTACCGGGGGGGGCGCATCCATCGCGGCGGTCTGCGACCTGCGGATCACCAGCGGATCCTTGAAATTCGGCTTCCCGATTGCGCGGACGCTGGGCAATTGCCTGGCGGCTGCAAACCTGGCGCGGCTCTCGGCGCTGATGGGCGCAGGCCGGGTGCGTGAGATGATCTTCACCGCGCGGCTGATGGGGGCCGAGGAGGCGTTGTCGGTGGGTCTCGTGTCCGAGGTTCTGGAGGATGAAGCGGCGGTATTGGCGCGGGCCGAAGAGTTGGCCGCACAGGTCGGTGGCATGGCCCCCCTGACCCTGCGCGCGACCAAGGAGGCCATGCGCCGACTCCAAGCCGTGCAGTCCGCCGAGGACGGCGACCTGATCGAGATGTGCTACATGAGCGCCGATTTCCGCGAGGGGATGGAGGCGTTTCTGGGCAAGCGCAAACCGAGTTGGAGCGGGACATGA
- a CDS encoding CaiB/BaiF CoA transferase family protein, with the protein MTEQAQGPLKGMKVIELAHIMAGPVCGMMLADMGADVIKVEKPDGDDSRRFLPPDINGESAAYMMMNRGKRGISLNLKDPDAVEVLHALLRDADVVIENYRMGTMEKLGLGYETLRKENPRLIYCEISGFGRTGPYAHRGGFDLIAQGMSGLMSITGEGPGRPPVKPGAPISDITSGIVAAMGVNAAYAHALRTGQGQRVDTSLFEAAITQTYWQSAIAFATGTAPEPEGSAHPINAPYQAFHTADGWINIGAANQKNWLRLLEVLEADELRDDPRFATNRDRRVNLSELVPLLEAHFETRTTQDWLVRMEEAGLPAGPVLTVPEMHADPQARAREMIVETEHPVAGRVQALGLPVKFSETPGAVQRPAPLLGQHSRAVLADLGYDADAVARLIASGAVICPDGSAQARAS; encoded by the coding sequence ATGACCGAACAAGCTCAAGGCCCCCTCAAAGGCATGAAGGTGATCGAACTGGCGCATATCATGGCCGGGCCGGTCTGCGGCATGATGCTGGCCGATATGGGCGCGGATGTGATCAAGGTCGAAAAGCCCGATGGCGATGACAGTCGGCGTTTCCTGCCCCCCGACATCAACGGCGAGTCCGCGGCTTACATGATGATGAACCGGGGCAAGCGGGGGATTTCCCTGAACCTCAAGGACCCGGACGCGGTGGAGGTTCTGCACGCCCTTCTGCGCGATGCCGATGTGGTGATCGAGAATTACCGCATGGGCACGATGGAAAAGCTCGGCCTCGGCTACGAGACCCTGCGCAAGGAAAACCCGCGCCTGATCTATTGCGAGATCTCGGGGTTTGGGCGCACGGGGCCCTATGCCCATCGCGGGGGGTTTGATTTGATCGCGCAGGGCATGTCGGGGCTGATGTCGATCACCGGCGAGGGTCCGGGGCGGCCCCCGGTGAAGCCCGGCGCACCGATCTCGGACATCACCAGCGGGATCGTGGCCGCGATGGGGGTCAACGCGGCCTATGCCCATGCCCTGCGGACCGGACAGGGGCAGAGGGTGGACACCAGCCTCTTCGAAGCGGCGATCACCCAGACCTATTGGCAATCGGCGATTGCCTTTGCCACGGGGACCGCGCCGGAGCCCGAAGGCTCCGCCCATCCGATCAACGCGCCCTACCAGGCGTTTCACACCGCCGATGGCTGGATCAATATCGGGGCGGCGAACCAGAAGAACTGGTTGCGGCTGCTGGAGGTTCTGGAGGCGGATGAGTTGCGCGACGACCCGCGCTTTGCCACCAACCGGGACCGCCGAGTGAACCTGTCTGAATTGGTCCCGCTCCTGGAGGCGCATTTCGAGACCCGGACCACGCAGGATTGGCTGGTGCGGATGGAGGAGGCGGGGCTACCCGCGGGGCCGGTCCTGACAGTGCCGGAGATGCATGCGGACCCCCAGGCCCGCGCCCGGGAGATGATCGTCGAGACCGAGCATCCGGTGGCCGGGCGGGTGCAGGCGCTGGGCCTGCCGGTGAAATTTTCCGAAACCCCCGGTGCGGTGCAGCGGCCGGCGCCGCTGCTCGGTCAACACAGCCGCGCGGTCCTCGCGGACCTGGGCTATGACGCTGACGCGGTCGCCCGGCTAATCGCTTCGGGGGCCGTGATCTGCCCGGACGGCAGCGCGCAAGCGCGCGCCTCCTGA
- a CDS encoding acetyl-CoA C-acyltransferase family protein yields MPLDQDIVILDGARTAIGTFGGSLAGTAPITLGATVAKAALERSGVEGAQIGHVVFGHVINTEPRDMYLSRVAAMEAGIPDTTPAMNVNRLCGSGAQALVSVIQSLMLGDAQFGLAGGAESMSRSPYAMPVARWGQKMGDATAMDMMLGALNCPFGTGHMGVTAENVAAEHGIGRADQDAFALESQARAARAQEAGHFNSQIVPVPVKVKRDMVDFVRDEHPKPTTAEALAGLRTVFQKDGTVTAGNASGINDGAAALVLARASAAESAGLKPRARILGYAHAGVRPEVMGIGPVPAVQALLAKTDLSVSDFDVIESNEAFAAQALAVNKGLGLDPAKVNPNGGAIALGHPVGATGAIIALKALYELERIGGKRALVTMCIGGGQGIALAFEAL; encoded by the coding sequence ATGCCATTGGATCAAGACATCGTCATTCTCGACGGCGCCCGCACGGCGATCGGCACGTTCGGCGGCAGCCTCGCGGGCACGGCCCCGATTACGCTGGGGGCCACGGTGGCCAAGGCCGCGCTGGAGCGGTCCGGGGTGGAAGGCGCGCAGATCGGTCATGTGGTCTTCGGACATGTGATCAATACCGAGCCGCGCGACATGTATCTGTCGCGGGTCGCCGCGATGGAGGCCGGGATCCCCGACACGACACCGGCGATGAACGTCAACCGGCTGTGCGGCTCCGGGGCGCAGGCGCTGGTCTCGGTGATCCAGTCGCTGATGTTGGGCGATGCGCAGTTCGGACTGGCCGGCGGGGCCGAGAGCATGAGTCGGTCGCCCTATGCGATGCCGGTCGCCCGCTGGGGCCAGAAGATGGGCGATGCCACGGCGATGGACATGATGCTGGGGGCTTTGAACTGCCCCTTCGGCACCGGGCACATGGGGGTGACCGCCGAGAATGTCGCCGCCGAGCATGGTATCGGCCGTGCAGACCAGGACGCCTTCGCCTTGGAAAGCCAGGCCCGCGCTGCCCGCGCCCAGGAAGCCGGGCATTTCAACAGCCAGATCGTGCCGGTGCCGGTCAAGGTGAAGCGCGACATGGTGGATTTCGTGCGCGACGAGCATCCCAAGCCCACCACGGCGGAGGCACTGGCCGGTCTGCGCACGGTGTTCCAGAAGGACGGCACGGTCACGGCGGGCAATGCGTCGGGAATCAATGACGGGGCGGCGGCGCTGGTTCTGGCACGCGCCTCGGCGGCCGAGAGCGCCGGGTTGAAGCCGCGCGCGCGGATCCTCGGCTATGCCCATGCCGGGGTGCGGCCCGAGGTGATGGGTATCGGCCCGGTGCCCGCGGTGCAGGCCCTGCTGGCCAAGACCGACCTGAGCGTCTCGGATTTCGATGTGATCGAGAGCAACGAGGCCTTCGCGGCCCAGGCGCTGGCGGTCAACAAGGGGCTTGGCCTCGATCCGGCGAAGGTGAACCCCAATGGCGGGGCGATTGCGCTTGGCCATCCCGTGGGCGCCACCGGCGCGATCATCGCCCTCAAGGCGCTCTACGAGTTGGAGCGTATCGGCGGTAAACGCGCCCTCGTGACCATGTGCATCGGAGGCGGGCAGGGAATCGCCCTCGCATTCGAAGCGCTTTAA
- a CDS encoding response regulator: protein MQSAEIESKLAAERRARLTAERLLAQKQEELYAANQKLSRHAFTLSDQIVEQRHAAEELKDENFQVRSDLRRAEQRLWTSFETIEDGFAVFDASRRLVLANPAYVSIFDGLEDVAPGIGYAELLRLCAEEGIIDTEGLSRQDWCAQMEMRWNGAQIEPAVVRLWNGFSIKLVERRGEDGDIVSLCLNITDTIKREQELTLARTRAEAANRAKSAFLANMSHELRTPMNGVVAMSELLNESALDEEQALYVETIRKSGEALLVIINDVLDYSKMEAEKLQLHPAPFDLERLMHDVVMLTKPTAQEKSVDLMLDYDIFLPSHFIGDQGRLRQVMTNLLGNAVKFTLEGHVLIRVIGMPPEDGTQEIIVSIEDTGIGIAPEMIDHIFGEFNQAEDERNRAFEGTGLGLAITKQLIDLMGGEIWVDSEIGEGSCFSFRIALPLDAADGEPPLSVSSELRRVLIVEEGELNRSILERQLAPLGVSVALATSAEEALSYLDANPDVDAVLTDLVMPGLSGSELARRVRDRVGGPPVILLSSAMLGQLTAEDRNLFEVTLNKPVMRADLYAALNTLAQRNKVLKLTDPITEDAGPPAGAEVISMIPASAPPALDPVVEPGPFVSARAAKVAREATPASFVSAKATQQAPDLPKVPVAPHDGTMDPDPVQETDAPVEAPAPRDVAPAEAEVPIRKTSVLAAEDNKTNQLVFRKMVKGLNIDLRFANNGEEAVAAFEEDRPDMIFMDISMPKMDGMEATQKIRAREAELSLPPVPICALTAHAMDGDAERILAAGLDHYLTKPLKKTEIHARIEAQVPAGRLPLIEER from the coding sequence ATGCAAAGCGCTGAAATCGAGAGCAAGCTCGCCGCCGAACGGCGCGCAAGACTGACCGCGGAGCGCCTGCTCGCCCAAAAACAAGAAGAGCTTTACGCCGCGAATCAAAAGCTCTCCCGGCATGCATTCACCCTATCCGACCAGATCGTCGAGCAGCGCCACGCCGCCGAAGAGCTGAAGGACGAGAATTTCCAGGTCAGATCGGACCTGCGGCGGGCGGAACAGCGGCTGTGGACCTCGTTCGAGACGATAGAGGATGGCTTCGCGGTGTTCGATGCCTCGCGGAGGCTGGTCCTCGCCAACCCGGCCTATGTGTCCATCTTCGACGGGCTGGAGGATGTGGCGCCGGGCATCGGCTATGCAGAACTCCTGCGGCTCTGCGCCGAGGAGGGGATCATAGATACCGAAGGGCTGAGTCGTCAGGACTGGTGCGCGCAGATGGAGATGCGCTGGAACGGAGCGCAGATCGAGCCTGCGGTGGTGCGGCTCTGGAACGGGTTTTCCATCAAGCTGGTGGAGCGGCGCGGCGAGGACGGCGACATCGTCAGCCTGTGCCTGAACATCACCGATACCATCAAGCGCGAGCAGGAACTGACCCTCGCACGGACCCGGGCCGAGGCCGCCAATCGCGCGAAATCCGCCTTCCTCGCCAATATGAGCCACGAGTTGCGCACCCCGATGAACGGTGTGGTCGCCATGTCCGAGCTGCTCAACGAAAGCGCGCTGGACGAGGAGCAGGCGCTTTACGTGGAGACGATCCGCAAATCGGGCGAAGCGCTTCTGGTGATCATCAACGATGTGCTCGACTACTCCAAGATGGAAGCGGAGAAGCTGCAACTGCATCCCGCGCCCTTCGACTTGGAACGGTTGATGCATGATGTGGTGATGCTGACCAAGCCCACCGCACAGGAGAAGTCGGTGGACCTGATGCTCGACTACGACATCTTCCTGCCGAGCCATTTCATCGGCGACCAGGGGCGGTTGCGCCAGGTAATGACCAACCTGCTAGGCAATGCGGTAAAGTTCACCCTGGAGGGACATGTGCTGATCCGGGTGATCGGGATGCCGCCGGAAGACGGCACGCAGGAGATCATCGTCAGCATCGAGGATACCGGGATCGGCATCGCGCCGGAGATGATCGATCACATCTTCGGCGAGTTCAACCAGGCCGAGGACGAACGCAACCGCGCCTTCGAGGGCACGGGCCTGGGGTTGGCCATCACCAAGCAACTGATTGACCTGATGGGTGGCGAGATCTGGGTGGATTCCGAGATCGGCGAAGGCTCTTGTTTTTCGTTCCGGATCGCCTTGCCACTGGATGCCGCAGACGGGGAGCCGCCCCTGTCGGTGTCGTCCGAGCTGCGCCGGGTGCTGATCGTGGAGGAAGGCGAGTTGAACCGCTCGATCCTGGAGCGTCAACTGGCACCCTTGGGCGTGTCCGTGGCGCTCGCGACCTCGGCCGAGGAGGCGTTGAGTTATCTGGATGCCAATCCGGATGTGGACGCGGTGCTGACCGATCTGGTCATGCCCGGCCTGTCGGGCAGCGAACTGGCCCGCCGCGTGCGGGATCGGGTGGGAGGGCCGCCGGTGATCCTGCTCAGCTCGGCGATGCTGGGGCAGTTGACTGCAGAGGATCGCAACCTGTTCGAGGTGACCTTGAACAAGCCGGTGATGCGCGCCGATCTTTATGCGGCGCTGAATACCCTTGCCCAGCGGAACAAGGTGCTGAAGCTCACCGATCCGATCACCGAGGACGCAGGCCCTCCGGCCGGTGCGGAGGTGATCTCAATGATCCCTGCTTCTGCCCCGCCCGCCCTGGACCCGGTGGTGGAGCCGGGGCCGTTCGTGTCGGCCCGCGCCGCCAAGGTCGCCCGGGAGGCGACACCCGCATCTTTCGTGTCGGCCAAAGCCACGCAGCAGGCGCCGGACCTGCCCAAAGTCCCGGTGGCGCCACACGACGGGACCATGGATCCGGACCCCGTGCAGGAAACCGACGCGCCGGTTGAAGCCCCGGCCCCGAGAGATGTCGCGCCTGCAGAGGCCGAAGTTCCCATACGCAAGACCAGCGTGCTGGCAGCCGAGGACAACAAGACGAACCAGCTTGTGTTTCGCAAGATGGTGAAGGGACTCAATATCGATCTGCGCTTTGCCAACAATGGCGAAGAGGCTGTCGCCGCCTTTGAAGAAGACCGTCCGGACATGATCTTCATGGATATCTCGATGCCCAAGATGGACGGGATGGAGGCCACCCAGAAGATCCGCGCGCGGGAGGCGGAACTGAGCCTGCCGCCGGTGCCGATCTGCGCGCTGACCGCGCATGCCATGGACGGCGACGCAGAAAGGATCCTTGCCGCCGGATTGGATCACTACCTGACCAAACCGCTGAAGAAGACGGAAATTCACGCGCGTATCGAGGCGCAGGTCCCCGCGGGGCGTTTACCCCTGATCGAGGAGCGCTAG
- the yaaA gene encoding peroxide stress protein YaaA, with translation MLTVISPAKRLDWDVATPAGATLPEFQDEAMALVDVARELDVADLRKLMGLSEKLAVLNLDRFASFAEQADTETARPAALAFAGDTYTGLEARSLSDDEMAYAQDHLRILSGLYGVLRPLDLIQAYRLEMGSRLATPRGKTLYDWWGDRIATALNRAAEATDGRLLVNCASQEYFGAVDLSALSVPVVTPVFLEDRDGTTKTVSFFAKKARGAMARFIVQNRVRNLDGLRDFETGGYRFVPDQSTETAPVFVRPYPEAAPAARELAS, from the coding sequence ATGCTGACCGTGATTTCCCCGGCCAAACGTCTTGATTGGGATGTGGCGACGCCCGCGGGCGCGACCCTGCCGGAATTCCAGGACGAGGCAATGGCTTTGGTGGATGTCGCGCGGGAGCTCGACGTGGCCGATCTGCGCAAGCTCATGGGCCTGTCCGAGAAGCTCGCGGTGTTGAATCTCGACCGCTTCGCCAGTTTCGCTGAACAGGCCGACACCGAGACCGCCCGCCCCGCCGCGCTCGCCTTCGCGGGTGACACTTACACGGGGCTGGAGGCGCGGAGCCTTTCGGACGACGAGATGGCGTACGCCCAGGATCACCTGCGCATCCTGTCCGGTCTCTACGGCGTGCTGCGTCCGCTCGACCTGATCCAGGCCTACCGGCTCGAAATGGGCAGCCGCCTCGCGACGCCACGGGGCAAGACGCTTTATGACTGGTGGGGCGACCGGATCGCGACGGCGCTCAACCGTGCCGCTGAGGCGACCGACGGTCGCCTTCTCGTGAACTGCGCCTCGCAGGAGTATTTCGGCGCGGTGGACCTCAGCGCACTCTCCGTTCCCGTGGTCACGCCCGTTTTCCTCGAAGACCGCGACGGTACGACCAAGACTGTCAGCTTCTTTGCCAAGAAAGCCCGCGGCGCCATGGCCCGCTTCATCGTTCAGAACCGGGTGCGCAACCTCGATGGGCTGCGCGATTTCGAGACCGGCGGCTACCGCTTCGTCCCGGATCAGAGCACCGAAACCGCGCCGGTTTTCGTCCGCCCCTATCCCGAGGCCGCCCCGGCTGCGCGCGAACTCGCCTCCTAG